The sequence AAAATGAATCTATCAGGATTTTTGAAATAGATCATCCGGATTCACAGCGGTATAAACTTGAGCGGATAAAAAAACTGGAATGGAATATTCCTGCAAACCTTAAGTTTATCCCGATGGATTTTTCTAAAGATTCCCTTGAAGAAAAATTACTGGAAGGGGGCTTTGATGTTAATGCTCCGGTGTTTACTGCAATTCTGGGGGTGTCTTATTATCTTACGCTTCCGGTTTTTGAGGAAACTTTGAAGATAATTTCCGGGATGACGGTTAGTAAGAGCAGGATTATTTTTGATTTTCCTGATGAGACAACTTTTAATTCTGAAGGAATAAAATTTTCAAGAGTGGGGGAACTTGCACGTATCACTGAAAAACTCGGAGAACCGATGCTTCATGGTTTTTCTTTTGGAGAAATAAAAGCTTCACTTGAACGTCATGGTTTGAGAATTGTAAAGCATGAGACACCGACTGTAATTCAAGAGAAATATTTTTCGGATCGCAGTGATGGTTTAAAAGCATATGAAAATGTTCACTTTATAGTGGCAGAAAAAATATAGCAGGAGGATTTTTATTATGAGTGGAAAAAACTACAGAAACATTGAATCGGCTTTGATTCATGGTGGTATTTATGGAGATGCGACGACAGGCGCTGTTAATGTTCCGATTTATCAGACCTCTACTTATGAACAGCAGGGCATTGGTCAGAACAAAGGATGGGAATATTCCAGAACAGGAAATCCTACTCGTGCAGCTCTTGAGGCTTTGATTGCAGAGCTTGAGGGGGGAACTAACGGTTTTGCATTCGGTTCAGGAATGGCAGCACTTACGGCAGTAATTTCTCTTTTTAAGACCGGAGACCGTATTATAATTTCAAGCAATGTTTACGGCGGAACATTCAGGGTTCTGGATAAAATTTTCAAGAACTTCGGAATAACTTATTCAATAGAAGATACGACTACTCTTGAAGCACTTGATAAGAAAATTTCATCTGATGTAAAGGCAATTCTTGTTGAGACTCCTGCAAATCCTCTTTTAACAATTACTGATTTAAAGGGAATAGCAGATATTGCAAAGCGTCATGGAATTTTATCCATAGTAGATAATACTTTTATGACTCCTTATCTTCAGCGTCCGATTGAAAGCGGCATCGACATTGTTGTTCACAGTGCAACGAAATATCTTGGTGGTCACAGTGATGTTGTTGCAGGTCTTGCAGTTGTTCATGATAAAGAACTTGCTGACCGTCTTGCATTTATTCAGAATGCAACGGGGGGTGTTCTGGGACCTTTCGATTCATTCCTTCTGATTCGTGGAATTAAAACTCTTGGAGTTCGTCTTGACCGTCATACAGAGAATGCCTTGAAGATTGCTCGCTGGCTGGAAAAAAATGACGCTGTAAAAAAGGTCTACTATCCTGGTCTTGAAACTGCACAGGGTTATGAAATCAATAAGCGTCAGGCAAAAA is a genomic window of Treponema rectale containing:
- a CDS encoding class I SAM-dependent methyltransferase, with translation MVEHQESITAKLCSFARAFHSNFSREKIFDDYLSFDLMGKSQYEEIGQLIENNFDVSKKDERKWFCHKNIRQSLYKYILPIPLSRICFAENELKKFAQQNSGQKIQYVICGAGMDSFAFRNENESIRIFEIDHPDSQRYKLERIKKLEWNIPANLKFIPMDFSKDSLEEKLLEGGFDVNAPVFTAILGVSYYLTLPVFEETLKIISGMTVSKSRIIFDFPDETTFNSEGIKFSRVGELARITEKLGEPMLHGFSFGEIKASLERHGLRIVKHETPTVIQEKYFSDRSDGLKAYENVHFIVAEKI
- a CDS encoding trans-sulfuration enzyme family protein, which encodes MSGKNYRNIESALIHGGIYGDATTGAVNVPIYQTSTYEQQGIGQNKGWEYSRTGNPTRAALEALIAELEGGTNGFAFGSGMAALTAVISLFKTGDRIIISSNVYGGTFRVLDKIFKNFGITYSIEDTTTLEALDKKISSDVKAILVETPANPLLTITDLKGIADIAKRHGILSIVDNTFMTPYLQRPIESGIDIVVHSATKYLGGHSDVVAGLAVVHDKELADRLAFIQNATGGVLGPFDSFLLIRGIKTLGVRLDRHTENALKIARWLEKNDAVKKVYYPGLETAQGYEINKRQAKNGGAMISFELKENYDYKKFFSSLGLIALAESLGGVESLACHPASMTHASIPREIREKVGITDGLIRLSVGIENADDLIQDLQQAINSSEE